A genomic region of Anaerolineae bacterium contains the following coding sequences:
- a CDS encoding metal-sulfur cluster assembly factor, whose translation MDRVTEKQVRDALRQVIDPEIGMDVVTLGMIRQVNIGEGGEVEVKMVLTAPFCPLASYLVEQVRMAAASVPGVKEVKVTLLDERWDPSWIERSEL comes from the coding sequence ATGGACAGGGTAACTGAAAAACAGGTAAGGGACGCTCTGCGCCAGGTGATTGATCCCGAAATCGGGATGGATGTGGTAACTCTGGGGATGATAAGACAGGTCAACATCGGGGAAGGGGGAGAGGTGGAGGTAAAGATGGTGCTAACGGCTCCTTTCTGCCCTCTGGCTTCCTATCTTGTGGAACAGGTCCGGATGGCTGCAGCCTCAGTCCCCGGAGTTAAGGAGGTCAAAGTCACCCTTCTGGACGAGCGGTGGGATCCCAGCTGGATAGAGAGATCGGAGCTTTAA
- a CDS encoding ATP-binding protein: MNYLLSGLLDREQAEKGPLRLSFVPCDLVRVIRNVISMAPPDSINRIELKGLRKLELKADERRLHQIFYNLMENALKYAPSDQNIPINIYRQGDWAVVEINDRGKALSQEEIAKLFQAFYRTEEAQKSGIPSTGLGLFILKRWWKLTAVG; the protein is encoded by the coding sequence ATGAATTATTTGCTCTCTGGGCTCCTGGACCGAGAACAAGCGGAAAAGGGGCCGCTCCGTTTATCCTTTGTTCCGTGCGACCTGGTCAGAGTTATCCGCAATGTGATTTCCATGGCACCACCGGACTCAATAAATCGTATTGAACTGAAGGGACTCAGGAAGCTGGAGTTAAAAGCCGATGAGCGGCGTTTACACCAGATCTTTTACAATTTGATGGAAAATGCCCTCAAATACGCTCCTTCTGACCAGAATATCCCGATCAATATCTACCGGCAGGGCGATTGGGCCGTTGTGGAAATCAACGACCGGGGTAAGGCATTGTCTCAAGAAGAAATTGCCAAACTGTTTCAGGCGTTTTACCGCACCGAAGAAGCCCAGAAAAGTGGGATTCCTAGCACCGGTCTGGGCCTCTTCATCTTAAAACGCTGGTGGAAGCTCACAGCGGTCGGGTAG
- a CDS encoding 4Fe-4S binding protein: MKLKVDQNLCIKCGMCAAACPCGALILSEEGLQFNCPSDCSLYLLGGPEFFFPCEEACPTGALSLAFEIASLKGG; encoded by the coding sequence ATGAAACTGAAAGTAGATCAGAATCTGTGCATAAAGTGTGGTATGTGTGCTGCGGCTTGCCCTTGCGGGGCTCTTATCCTCAGCGAGGAAGGGCTTCAGTTTAATTGCCCCTCCGATTGCTCCCTCTATTTGCTTGGGGGGCCCGAGTTCTTCTTCCCCTGCGAGGAAGCATGCCCCACAGGAGCCTTAAGTCTTGCTTTTGAGATCGCCAGCTTAAAAGGAGGTTAA
- a CDS encoding nitroreductase family protein, whose translation MDTYEAIVSRRSIAKFKPDPIPHEVLEKILSAALWAPSKMDLQNWYFVVLGGRQKEKFLHLLRTEFARLVVTAEVSSLHRIWTTESFLQAAAQAPVLVVVFSEKPVGEDLDYALSVAAAVQNLLLAAWNEGVGTHWFTYGLYAVKDAVYSHLGIKGKDLISFIVMGYPEEVPEPTIRQKGKIEWRMEP comes from the coding sequence GTGGACACTTATGAGGCTATTGTTTCAAGGCGCAGCATAGCTAAATTCAAGCCTGACCCAATCCCACACGAGGTTCTGGAGAAAATTCTCTCGGCTGCCCTGTGGGCCCCTTCTAAGATGGATTTACAGAACTGGTATTTCGTAGTGCTGGGAGGGAGACAAAAAGAGAAATTTCTCCATCTGTTGCGCACTGAGTTCGCTCGCCTGGTAGTCACAGCCGAGGTTTCATCGCTGCACAGAATCTGGACTACAGAGTCTTTTCTACAGGCCGCAGCACAGGCTCCCGTTCTTGTAGTAGTATTTTCCGAGAAGCCTGTGGGTGAGGATCTGGATTATGCCCTTTCAGTGGCAGCGGCGGTGCAAAATTTATTGCTGGCGGCCTGGAACGAAGGCGTGGGAACCCACTGGTTCACCTATGGCCTTTATGCCGTAAAGGATGCCGTTTATTCTCATTTAGGCATAAAAGGCAAAGACCTCATAAGCTTTATCGTTATGGGTTACCCTGAGGAGGTACCCGAACCAACCATCCGCCAGAAAGGGAAGATTGAATGGCGAATGGAGCCCTGA
- a CDS encoding lysophospholipid acyltransferase family protein yields the protein MGYIVYLLFRLAKWLCNLLPPWVSYRAALVIGDILYLLSFKVKSNLLDNIGHVTGQRDREIVRKIFRHLALNHVDLFLTPRLSADSLGKRLEIEGFNYLLEALARGKGVILASIHMGCPDVVAQWLAFKGFRVTVPAEVISPPAFFQFMTGLRSSHGLRFIPVKGPLMELVRALHRGETIALALDRDASESGVKVNFFGKPARLPDGAPRLAYRTGAPIVMAFCIRRPDNSFKVWVEPPLYVNREGPKEEAIAEAHRKIIATMEKYIRAYPEQWLLSVPLWKESDEDSSGLSL from the coding sequence ATGGGGTATATTGTATACCTGCTGTTTCGCCTGGCAAAATGGCTCTGTAACCTTTTGCCGCCGTGGGTGAGCTACAGAGCGGCGCTCGTGATAGGAGATATCCTCTATTTACTCAGTTTCAAGGTCAAAAGCAACCTGCTGGACAATATCGGGCATGTTACGGGGCAAAGGGATAGAGAAATTGTCCGCAAGATCTTCCGGCACCTTGCCCTTAACCATGTGGACCTTTTCCTTACTCCGCGCCTTTCAGCCGATAGCCTGGGGAAAAGGTTAGAAATAGAGGGCTTCAACTACCTCCTGGAAGCCTTAGCCAGAGGCAAAGGCGTTATCCTGGCTTCAATACATATGGGCTGCCCCGATGTTGTGGCTCAGTGGCTGGCCTTCAAGGGCTTCCGTGTTACCGTCCCGGCCGAAGTTATATCTCCTCCCGCCTTTTTCCAGTTCATGACGGGGCTCAGGTCGTCCCATGGCCTCCGCTTTATACCCGTCAAGGGCCCGCTAATGGAGCTGGTGAGGGCTTTGCATCGGGGAGAAACCATAGCTCTGGCCCTGGACAGGGATGCTTCCGAAAGTGGAGTTAAGGTCAATTTCTTCGGCAAACCTGCTCGTCTGCCGGATGGTGCTCCCCGCCTGGCCTACCGCACCGGAGCCCCAATAGTTATGGCTTTCTGCATAAGGAGACCCGATAATTCCTTTAAGGTGTGGGTGGAACCCCCCCTTTACGTCAATAGAGAAGGGCCCAAAGAGGAAGCCATCGCTGAGGCGCACAGGAAAATAATCGCCACAATGGAAAAATACATAAGGGCTTATCCAGAACAGTGGCTCCTTTCTGTTCCTCTGTGGAAGGAGAGCGATGAAGATAGCTCTGGTCTCTCCTTATGA
- a CDS encoding CDP-alcohol phosphatidyltransferase family protein, whose product MLGELLREKTRKFVEEVARAIGATGITPNVLTIIGFLLTFPVALALALGKWLTAGVLLILAGLFDVIDGSVARVMGRVSRFGAFLDSTLDRLSEAVIYLGFAIYYLKSQNFTGSLLCYLTLVGSFMVSYTRARAEGLGVECREGLFTRFERLAVLALGLLIGKPLWALGLLALFSNLTAFQRIFLVRKALNGKGYRGPS is encoded by the coding sequence ATGTTAGGAGAATTGCTCAGGGAGAAAACCCGTAAATTTGTGGAAGAAGTAGCGAGGGCTATAGGAGCTACAGGAATCACCCCCAATGTCCTGACCATTATCGGGTTCCTTCTGACATTCCCGGTAGCCCTGGCCCTTGCTCTGGGAAAATGGCTGACAGCCGGAGTCCTTCTGATCCTGGCGGGCCTCTTCGACGTAATAGATGGCTCTGTGGCTAGGGTCATGGGCCGAGTGAGCCGGTTTGGGGCGTTTCTGGATTCAACGCTGGATCGCCTGAGCGAGGCCGTAATTTACCTTGGATTTGCGATTTATTACCTTAAAAGTCAAAATTTTACAGGAAGCCTCCTCTGCTATCTGACCCTAGTGGGCTCTTTCATGGTAAGTTACACCAGAGCCAGAGCTGAGGGGCTCGGTGTTGAATGCCGGGAGGGCCTCTTCACCCGCTTTGAAAGGCTCGCCGTGCTGGCCCTGGGACTTCTGATCGGGAAACCCCTGTGGGCTCTGGGACTTCTGGCCTTGTTTTCAAACCTTACAGCTTTCCAGAGAATATTCCTGGTCCGAAAGGCCCTTAATGGAAAAGGTTATCGAGGACCATCATGA
- a CDS encoding asparaginase: MALALVTTGGTIAMKEQVKGEGALPALTSQDFLAWLPEGFPPVVVEEHCNLPSSHFTLQVLGSLRERVYNLAQREDIAGIVITHGTDTIEETAYLLDITIPTEKPIVLTGAMRTAGEAGYEGMANLLAALRTASSPQAKGRGAMVVMNDEIHAARYVTKNHTLSPAAFVSPGWGPMGRIDGDRVIFAWNIPRKIIPFKKLEEKVYLIKLGVGMGDEFLLFALERGAKGVVIEGMGAGRVPPWWMPSIRKAIEEGVAVVIASRCQAGGIYDPYGYPGAYRDLSSAGVLFAHHLNGQKARVRLMALLGSGVHGEELRELWYE; the protein is encoded by the coding sequence GTGGCGCTCGCTCTTGTCACTACTGGCGGAACCATTGCCATGAAGGAGCAGGTTAAAGGCGAGGGAGCCCTACCAGCTCTCACCTCTCAGGATTTTTTAGCCTGGCTTCCGGAAGGCTTCCCGCCGGTGGTCGTGGAGGAGCACTGCAACCTGCCCAGTTCCCATTTCACCCTCCAGGTTCTGGGAAGCTTGAGGGAAAGGGTTTACAATTTAGCCCAGAGGGAGGACATAGCAGGCATCGTTATAACCCACGGGACTGACACTATAGAAGAAACAGCCTATCTTCTGGACATTACCATCCCCACTGAAAAGCCCATAGTCCTTACGGGAGCCATGAGGACAGCCGGTGAGGCCGGGTACGAAGGTATGGCTAATCTTCTAGCTGCCTTGAGGACTGCTTCTTCCCCTCAGGCTAAGGGCCGCGGCGCTATGGTGGTCATGAACGATGAAATCCATGCCGCTCGCTACGTAACCAAGAACCACACTCTCAGCCCTGCAGCGTTTGTTTCCCCCGGCTGGGGACCTATGGGAAGGATCGATGGGGATAGGGTAATCTTTGCATGGAACATCCCCCGTAAGATAATCCCCTTTAAGAAACTGGAGGAAAAAGTTTACCTCATAAAGTTAGGGGTGGGGATGGGCGATGAATTCCTGCTTTTCGCTCTGGAGAGAGGGGCAAAAGGTGTGGTAATTGAAGGAATGGGAGCGGGAAGAGTCCCCCCATGGTGGATGCCTTCTATAAGGAAAGCCATTGAAGAAGGCGTAGCCGTGGTCATTGCCTCCAGATGCCAGGCAGGAGGAATTTACGACCCTTACGGCTATCCTGGGGCTTATAGGGATCTATCCTCAGCAGGTGTTCTCTTCGCCCATCATTTAAATGGGCAAAAAGCCCGGGTGCGCCTCATGGCGCTTTTGGGCTCTGGTGTGCACGGCGAGGAGCTGAGGGAGCTTTGGTATGAGTAA
- a CDS encoding glycosyltransferase family 4 protein, translated as MKIALVSPYDFSVPGGVVKHIYYLDKYFREMGHQVKIIAPCSREDAPLPEHLIKATGLVVGIPSAGSVARVSLSPLIYRKAKKILEEENFDVVHIHEPLTPVLPIAILRHSRAINVGTFHAYRPDPHPVLEYSDIILRRLANKLDGRIAVSRAARDYISRYIPGDYRIIPNGVDLELFETRAKPIERFCDGRLNVLFVGRLEKRKGFNVLLEAFKLVQMEVPDARLLVVGAFSNEDKRPFVEFIRKNRIHGVRFIGYVPEEELPRYYHTCDVFCAPSLGYESFGMVLVEAMAAGKPVVASAIPGYSEVVKSGVEGLLVPPGDSQALARAIVHLLRNPQLRATMGELGKKKAARYSWRRIASEVLEYFQELAEQGREKAKC; from the coding sequence ATGAAGATAGCTCTGGTCTCTCCTTATGATTTTTCCGTCCCGGGAGGGGTGGTTAAACACATCTACTACTTAGACAAATACTTCCGGGAGATGGGCCACCAAGTCAAGATAATTGCCCCTTGCTCCCGGGAAGACGCCCCCCTTCCGGAGCACCTCATAAAAGCCACTGGCCTGGTGGTGGGGATACCCTCAGCAGGCTCAGTGGCAAGAGTTTCCCTTTCCCCTCTGATCTACAGGAAAGCCAAAAAAATCCTGGAGGAGGAAAACTTTGATGTGGTACACATCCACGAACCACTGACCCCTGTATTGCCCATCGCCATCCTCAGGCACTCCAGGGCTATCAACGTAGGGACCTTTCATGCTTACAGGCCCGACCCTCACCCCGTCCTCGAATATTCCGACATTATCCTGCGCCGCCTGGCCAACAAGCTGGACGGAAGAATTGCGGTTTCCAGGGCCGCCAGGGACTACATAAGCCGTTATATTCCGGGGGATTACCGCATAATTCCCAATGGAGTTGATCTTGAACTGTTTGAAACCAGAGCGAAGCCTATCGAGCGGTTCTGCGATGGCCGCCTTAACGTCCTTTTCGTGGGGAGGCTTGAAAAGCGCAAGGGCTTCAATGTCTTGCTGGAGGCTTTCAAGCTCGTTCAGATGGAAGTACCCGATGCCAGATTGCTGGTGGTGGGGGCTTTCAGCAATGAAGATAAGAGGCCCTTTGTGGAGTTCATCCGTAAGAACCGGATTCACGGAGTCCGTTTTATTGGCTATGTGCCGGAAGAAGAACTCCCAAGATACTACCATACCTGTGACGTTTTTTGTGCACCTTCATTGGGCTACGAAAGCTTTGGCATGGTACTGGTAGAAGCCATGGCCGCAGGGAAACCTGTAGTGGCCTCGGCCATCCCGGGTTACTCCGAGGTGGTAAAAAGCGGAGTGGAGGGCTTGCTGGTTCCCCCGGGCGATTCCCAGGCCTTGGCCAGGGCTATAGTCCACCTCCTCAGGAATCCCCAGCTCAGGGCCACTATGGGCGAACTGGGCAAGAAAAAAGCAGCCCGATACTCCTGGCGCCGGATAGCCTCGGAAGTGCTTGAATACTTCCAGGAATTAGCAGAACAGGGAAGGGAGAAAGCTAAATGTTAG
- a CDS encoding ferritin family protein → MEIEALKAIETAIKIEEKGIKFYSEAAEKVEDQAARKMLRNLARDEQNHLYLFQSIRQSLLEEGRWPTLEPFPLGEVAQYIFPSPEEREKVEVPRHHQEILRRGMEIEKASIKFYSEQLDKSPSEEARKVYQFLVEQEKGHLALLQAEYDYLTRTGFWFDYQEFTLEAG, encoded by the coding sequence ATGGAAATAGAAGCACTTAAAGCCATAGAAACGGCCATCAAAATAGAGGAAAAGGGCATAAAGTTTTATTCCGAAGCGGCGGAGAAGGTGGAAGATCAGGCAGCCCGGAAGATGCTGCGCAACCTGGCTCGGGATGAACAAAACCACCTTTATTTATTTCAATCAATCCGTCAATCTCTGCTGGAAGAAGGCAGGTGGCCTACTCTTGAGCCCTTTCCGCTCGGGGAAGTAGCCCAATACATATTTCCCTCCCCTGAAGAAAGGGAAAAAGTTGAGGTCCCTCGCCACCACCAGGAAATTCTCCGCAGAGGGATGGAGATAGAGAAGGCCTCCATCAAGTTCTATTCAGAGCAGCTAGATAAGAGCCCCTCGGAAGAAGCACGCAAGGTGTATCAGTTCCTGGTGGAGCAGGAAAAGGGGCACCTGGCTCTCCTCCAGGCGGAGTACGATTACCTGACCCGCACCGGCTTCTGGTTTGACTACCAGGAGTTTACCCTGGAAGCGGGATAG
- a CDS encoding ZIP family metal transporter — protein MMEAMYEWQLILYGTLATTVTGLASGVGAMPVLVFRNVSDKLLDTLLGFAAGVMLAATVFSLLVPAINLGGVWITSLGIVLGALFLAYADRVVPHFHFIEGAEGPPSALRRIWLLILAVTLHNFPEGLAVGVGFGSGEFSTALTLAIAIGLQNMPEGLAIALPLVREGYSPYRSLVYAAFSGLAEPLAGFLGAAAVALAKPLVPVTMGFAAGAMLYVISEEIIPETHRKGYARIGTTGLLAGFIIMMVLDNLFH, from the coding sequence ATGATGGAAGCGATGTATGAGTGGCAATTGATCCTTTATGGCACACTGGCTACCACCGTCACAGGATTAGCCTCCGGCGTGGGGGCTATGCCCGTGCTTGTTTTCCGAAATGTTTCGGACAAGCTCTTAGATACTCTGTTAGGGTTTGCAGCTGGTGTCATGCTGGCCGCTACAGTCTTCAGCCTTCTTGTTCCAGCTATAAACCTCGGAGGGGTTTGGATTACTTCTCTAGGCATTGTTCTGGGTGCCCTTTTCCTGGCTTATGCCGATAGGGTCGTCCCTCACTTTCACTTCATAGAAGGGGCAGAGGGTCCACCTTCGGCTCTAAGGCGTATATGGCTTCTTATTCTGGCCGTAACCCTGCACAACTTCCCTGAGGGGCTGGCCGTCGGTGTTGGCTTTGGAAGCGGTGAGTTTTCCACTGCTTTGACTCTGGCTATAGCCATAGGCCTTCAGAACATGCCCGAAGGTTTGGCCATCGCTCTTCCCCTCGTCCGGGAAGGCTATTCCCCCTATCGTTCTCTGGTTTACGCTGCCTTTTCAGGTCTGGCAGAACCCCTGGCAGGTTTTCTGGGGGCTGCCGCCGTAGCTTTAGCTAAACCCCTCGTTCCGGTAACTATGGGCTTTGCTGCCGGGGCCATGCTCTATGTCATAAGCGAAGAGATCATACCGGAAACTCACCGTAAAGGTTACGCCCGTATCGGAACCACTGGACTTCTGGCTGGTTTCATCATCATGATGGTCCTCGATAACCTTTTCCATTAA
- a CDS encoding Crp/Fnr family transcriptional regulator → MAIIPDKIRMFPIFSGLEERTLQRLASLIIESSAHAGKIIFLQGEEARYVYIVGRGIIRTRRVSPEGKEITIDYVGPGRIIDPFSAADGNPYTITADALTNAALYAIGTEEFRRMVEEDRKLCVNLLKELSGRARRLTEMVEEMALHTVRTRLARFLLQQSRHSDQYRPWTQTEIASQIGTVREIVGRILRDFASQGLITRLGGRIVIVDRDRLMEIAQLEGLEKEGWNGNRST, encoded by the coding sequence ATGGCCATAATTCCGGATAAAATCCGCATGTTCCCGATCTTTTCGGGCCTTGAGGAGAGGACTCTTCAGAGGTTAGCTTCGTTGATAATTGAAAGCTCCGCTCACGCTGGAAAGATCATATTCCTGCAGGGGGAAGAAGCCCGTTATGTCTACATAGTGGGGCGAGGTATCATCAGAACGCGGCGCGTTTCTCCTGAAGGAAAGGAAATAACGATTGATTACGTTGGGCCCGGCAGAATAATTGATCCATTCTCAGCCGCTGATGGAAACCCATACACTATCACGGCCGACGCCCTGACGAACGCAGCTTTATACGCAATAGGCACGGAGGAGTTCCGGCGGATGGTGGAAGAAGACCGGAAATTGTGCGTCAATTTGCTCAAAGAGCTATCAGGCAGAGCTCGCCGTTTGACCGAGATGGTTGAAGAGATGGCATTGCATACGGTGCGGACCCGGCTGGCTCGCTTTCTCCTGCAGCAATCCAGGCACAGCGACCAGTACAGGCCCTGGACTCAGACCGAGATCGCTTCTCAGATTGGCACCGTGAGAGAGATTGTGGGGAGGATTCTACGGGATTTCGCCTCCCAGGGGCTGATAACTCGCCTGGGGGGACGTATTGTTATAGTTGACCGGGATAGACTTATGGAAATAGCTCAGCTGGAAGGCTTGGAAAAGGAGGGTTGGAATGGAAATAGAAGCACTTAA
- a CDS encoding glycogen synthase has product MEHKLKILYLAAEVVPFAKTGGLADVAGSLPKAIKALGHDIRVAMPRYGRVSIEKFGLQLVLENLQIPMDEEKELVKIFQGTLGKDVPVYFIDNDRYFNRESIYMYPDDAERFILFSRAALEMLKPLNFKPDIIHCNDWHTALIPNWLRTIYRDDPFYSEIATVYTIHNLAYQGIFGYRVLEIAGLDEYGFLYHPDMADLNNVVDFMARGIYFADVISTVSPRYAQEILTPEYGERLDPLLRDRRDRLFGILNGIDYETFNPATDPYIAVNYDASSLDKRVQNKLALQEEASLPKNPDIPLIGMISRLTDQKGLDILVEILDHLFDNFEVQFVLLGTGEQHYHDVLRGIAKRYPRNMGLFLTFNAPLAQRIYAGADMFLMPSRFEPCGLGQMIAMRYGSVPIVRATGGLADTVKDYNPLTGEGTGFVFERYDRWALFGAIVRALERYKNPQEWRRIQLQGMRVDFSWEASARKYEDLYYKALASKKELKRLEDYGVGRKHP; this is encoded by the coding sequence ATGGAGCATAAACTTAAGATCCTTTACTTGGCTGCAGAAGTAGTTCCCTTTGCCAAAACTGGAGGGCTGGCGGACGTAGCGGGCTCATTGCCCAAAGCTATAAAAGCCCTTGGGCATGACATTCGAGTGGCAATGCCTCGCTACGGACGCGTAAGCATTGAAAAATTCGGTTTGCAGTTAGTCCTGGAAAACCTGCAGATTCCCATGGACGAGGAAAAAGAGCTTGTGAAAATATTCCAAGGCACTCTCGGCAAGGATGTGCCCGTTTATTTCATAGACAATGACCGTTACTTCAACCGGGAAAGCATTTACATGTATCCCGACGATGCAGAACGATTCATCCTTTTCAGCAGAGCAGCCTTAGAAATGCTCAAGCCCCTGAACTTCAAGCCCGATATCATCCACTGCAATGACTGGCATACGGCCCTCATCCCCAACTGGCTTAGAACCATTTACCGGGATGACCCCTTTTACTCCGAAATCGCCACCGTCTATACCATCCACAACCTAGCCTATCAGGGGATATTCGGGTACAGAGTTTTGGAAATAGCAGGGTTAGATGAGTACGGATTTCTTTATCACCCCGACATGGCCGATCTGAACAATGTGGTGGATTTCATGGCCAGGGGAATTTACTTTGCCGATGTAATAAGCACCGTTAGCCCTCGCTATGCTCAGGAAATCCTAACCCCTGAATACGGCGAAAGGCTGGATCCGCTCCTCAGGGATAGAAGAGATCGGTTATTTGGCATCCTCAACGGCATTGATTATGAAACCTTTAATCCCGCCACTGATCCTTACATAGCCGTAAATTACGACGCCAGCTCTCTGGATAAGAGGGTTCAGAACAAGTTAGCCCTTCAGGAAGAAGCCAGCTTACCCAAGAACCCCGACATTCCCCTCATCGGGATGATCTCACGCCTTACAGATCAGAAGGGGCTTGATATACTGGTGGAGATTCTCGACCACCTTTTTGATAACTTTGAAGTGCAATTCGTGCTCTTGGGGACCGGGGAGCAACACTACCATGATGTGCTCAGGGGAATAGCAAAGCGCTATCCCCGGAATATGGGGCTATTTTTAACCTTCAATGCTCCTCTAGCTCAGAGGATTTACGCTGGAGCCGATATGTTTCTCATGCCTTCCCGCTTTGAGCCCTGTGGCCTTGGACAAATGATAGCTATGCGTTACGGAAGCGTCCCGATAGTAAGAGCTACTGGAGGCCTTGCCGATACAGTTAAAGATTACAATCCATTAACAGGCGAAGGGACCGGTTTTGTCTTTGAGCGATATGACCGATGGGCACTGTTTGGGGCCATCGTTAGAGCTCTGGAGCGTTACAAAAACCCCCAAGAGTGGCGCCGTATCCAGCTTCAGGGGATGAGAGTTGATTTCTCATGGGAGGCCTCGGCCAGAAAATACGAGGACCTCTATTACAAAGCGCTGGCTTCCAAAAAAGAGCTCAAACGTCTGGAGGACTATGGTGTCGGGAGAAAGCATCCTTAA
- the guaA gene encoding glutamine-hydrolyzing GMP synthase, whose protein sequence is MSKSSVVILDYGSQYAMLIARRVRECRVYSELVPWDASEEEVLRLSPAAFILSGGPASVYEEGAPFLPPYLLKAGVPVLGICYGMQLLAKALGGKVAPAPRKEFGPAFLEVLDPDPLFAGLPPRFQVWMSHGDRVEELPPDFKVLAKTENSPLAAIAHRELPVFGLQFHPEVVHTPLGKEIIANFLFRVCRLEPSWTPGFFIEESIKRIREQIGGEEAVAAISGGVDSTVAATLVAKAIGKKLHCIFVDHGLLREGERDRVLSALERTMEADIRVVEAEERFLQKLRGITDPEEKRRIVGEEFIRVFTEEARLIGPIRFLVQGTIYPDVIESRASPTGKAAARIKTHHNVGGLPQDMPFELVEPLRFLFKDEVREVGLALGLSREVVYRQPFPGPGLAVRILGEVTPERLRILRAADAILCEEVEKAGMAEELWQYFAVLTPLRSVGVRGDARAYDYVIAIRAVVSTDGMTADWARLPFELLTRISSRIVNEVPGVGRVVYDITSKPPATIEWE, encoded by the coding sequence ATGAGTAAAAGCTCAGTGGTGATTCTGGACTATGGCTCCCAGTATGCTATGCTCATAGCCCGGCGAGTACGGGAGTGCAGGGTCTACAGTGAGCTCGTCCCCTGGGATGCAAGCGAGGAAGAAGTTCTCAGACTTTCCCCTGCCGCCTTTATCCTTTCGGGAGGACCGGCCAGTGTCTACGAAGAGGGTGCGCCATTTCTCCCGCCATACCTGCTGAAAGCCGGCGTTCCGGTTCTGGGGATTTGTTACGGTATGCAGCTTCTGGCTAAAGCCCTCGGAGGTAAAGTAGCTCCCGCTCCCAGGAAAGAGTTCGGCCCTGCTTTTCTAGAAGTTTTAGATCCGGACCCGCTTTTTGCAGGGCTGCCCCCCAGATTTCAGGTGTGGATGAGCCACGGGGACAGGGTTGAGGAGCTTCCTCCAGACTTTAAAGTGCTGGCTAAAACCGAGAATTCGCCCTTAGCTGCCATTGCCCACAGAGAATTGCCCGTATTTGGCCTCCAGTTCCACCCTGAAGTGGTTCACACCCCCCTGGGAAAGGAGATCATTGCCAATTTTCTCTTCCGGGTCTGCCGCCTGGAACCATCCTGGACCCCGGGGTTCTTTATTGAAGAAAGCATAAAACGCATCCGCGAGCAGATCGGAGGTGAGGAAGCAGTAGCGGCTATATCGGGAGGTGTTGATTCCACTGTAGCTGCCACTCTGGTAGCGAAAGCCATCGGCAAAAAACTCCATTGCATCTTCGTAGACCATGGACTTTTGAGGGAGGGTGAAAGAGATAGGGTGCTTTCAGCCCTAGAGAGAACGATGGAGGCAGACATAAGGGTGGTGGAAGCCGAGGAGAGATTTCTGCAAAAACTCAGGGGAATCACGGATCCAGAGGAAAAGAGGCGCATTGTGGGGGAAGAATTCATACGGGTTTTCACCGAAGAAGCACGTCTAATTGGCCCCATCCGTTTTCTGGTCCAGGGCACTATTTATCCGGATGTTATAGAATCAAGGGCTTCTCCCACAGGCAAAGCAGCTGCACGCATCAAAACCCACCACAACGTTGGGGGGCTCCCGCAGGATATGCCCTTTGAGCTGGTGGAACCTTTGCGTTTTCTTTTCAAAGATGAAGTTCGGGAGGTCGGGCTTGCTCTGGGATTGTCCAGGGAAGTGGTTTACCGGCAACCTTTTCCCGGACCGGGATTGGCTGTGCGCATTTTAGGAGAAGTGACCCCGGAGCGCCTCAGAATCCTGCGGGCTGCGGATGCTATCCTCTGCGAAGAGGTGGAAAAAGCCGGCATGGCCGAAGAGCTCTGGCAATACTTTGCGGTGCTTACCCCTCTGCGCTCCGTAGGAGTAAGAGGTGATGCCAGAGCTTACGATTACGTTATAGCCATAAGGGCCGTTGTTTCCACCGATGGTATGACAGCTGATTGGGCTCGCTTGCCCTTTGAACTTTTAACCCGGATTTCAAGCCGCATCGTTAACGAAGTGCCTGGCGTAGGCAGGGTCGTTTACGATATAACTTCTAAACCTCCGGCCACTATAGAGTGGGAATAA